A stretch of the Staphylococcus sp. NRL 16/872 genome encodes the following:
- a CDS encoding metal-dependent hydrolase: MTGKTHMSAGLLVGALTTEHFQTDLFSTVTVICLAIVSSLLPDICHTRSKIGRHFKILSFFINLIFGHRTFTHSILFIGMIGFLLILIQTPQYYLVSIIGAITSHVILDMLTPRGVKLLYPIPLTIKFPFTFKTGGLLDASLATALSIGSIYIFFQTFLDDILKHISHSFLG; the protein is encoded by the coding sequence ATGACAGGTAAAACACATATGTCTGCTGGTTTATTAGTAGGTGCTTTAACAACTGAACATTTTCAAACCGATCTTTTTTCAACTGTTACAGTCATATGCTTAGCAATAGTCTCAAGTTTACTTCCTGATATATGTCATACTAGGAGTAAAATTGGAAGACACTTTAAAATATTAAGCTTTTTTATTAATCTCATCTTTGGTCATCGAACCTTTACGCATTCCATATTATTTATTGGAATGATAGGTTTCTTGCTTATTTTAATACAAACACCTCAATACTATTTAGTTTCGATTATCGGTGCAATAACATCTCATGTTATACTAGATATGTTAACACCTAGAGGGGTTAAGTTACTTTATCCTATTCCTTTGACTATTAAATTCCCTTTTACATTTAAAACGGGAGGGCTTTTAGATGCATCACTAGCAACCGCTTTGAGTATTGGATCCATATACATATTTTTTCAAACGTTTTTAGATGACATTCTAAAGCATATTAGTCATTCATTTTTAGGGTAA